The following coding sequences lie in one Sorghum bicolor cultivar BTx623 chromosome 6, Sorghum_bicolor_NCBIv3, whole genome shotgun sequence genomic window:
- the LOC8072992 gene encoding probable F-box protein At2g36090 — protein sequence MVTTTIEDLHADVLGCALRRLDGRSLAAASCATAALRALATDPDTWRALCLAEWPSLALPLPPAQQLAALPPQRLFADAHPFPTAAGAGGCGLLPLPVPAGELSLVSAVDVYYRGAPLLSRVVETPASSSWFLASPFRVEAVERKKPAPEAAAAAPFSPAELELSWVVVDPSRGRAVNVSSRRPVAVDRHWYTGETLARFAVVLGGCKFEATVACSDSEGAAGGHVVSEVTLAVEDADGAAVSGEGALRLLAAAMEAPRKGGAREPEEAKRRYLEFVKRKKGRKESKARREALVDLCCSAASAVVVLTCLAAVALR from the coding sequence ATGGTGACCACGACGATCGAGGACCTCCACGCCGACGTGCTGGGCTGCGCGCTGCGGCGCCTGGACGGGCGGTCGCTGGCCGCGGCCAGCTGCGCCACGGCCGCGCTCCGGGCGCTGGCCACGGACCCGGACACCTGGCGCGCGCTCTGCCTCGCCGAGTGGCCGTCGCtggcgctgccgctgccgccggcaCAGCAGCTCGCCGCGCTCCCGCCGCAGCGGCTCTTCGCCGACGCGCACCCGTTCCcgaccgccgccggcgccggcgggtgCGGCCTCCTCCCTCTCCCCGTTCCCGCAGGGGAGCTGTCGCTGGTCTCCGCGGTGGACGTCTACTACAGGGGCGCGCCCCTGCTCTCCCGCGTGGTGGAGACGCCCGCGTCGTCGTCGTGGTTCCTCGCCTCGCCGTTCCGCGTGGAGGCCGTCGAGCGGAAGAAGCCGGCGCCggaggccgccgccgcggcgccctTCTCGCCGGCGGAGCTGGAGCTGAGCTGGGTGGTCGTGGACCCGTCCCGCGGCCGGGCCGTGAACGTCTCCAGCCGGCGGCCCGTGGCGGTGGACCGGCACTGGTACACGGGCGAGACGCTGGCGCGGTTCGCCGTGGTGCTGGGAGGGTGCAAGTTCGAGGCCACCGTCGCCTGCTCCGACTCCGAGGGGGCTGCTGGCGGGCACGTCGTCAGCGAGGTCACCCTGGCCGTGGAGGACGCCGACGGCGCGGCGGTCAGCGGCGAGGGTGCGCTGCGGCTCCTCGCCGCCGCGATGGAAGCGCCCCGGAAGGGAGGGGCCAGAGAGCCCGAGGAGGCCAAGAGGCGGTACCTCGAGTTCGTGAAGCGcaagaaggggaggaaggagagcaaGGCGCGCCGCGAGGCGCTCGTGGACCTCTGCTGCTCCGCTGCCAGCGCTGTCGTCGTGCTCACCTGCCTCGCCGCTGTAGCGCTCCGGTGA